Proteins from a single region of Candidatus Falkowbacteria bacterium:
- a CDS encoding slipin family protein — protein sequence MYYIIGVIIFLIVISLRQINAFQRGVMFTMGRFTGVKNAGWRIVLPVFQQMTKVDMRTKAVDVPDQKAITKDNISVGVNAVIYYKITDAGKAILEVENFYYAVSQLAQTTMRNIVGEVELDELLSQRDKISEKIKVIVDKATDPWGVKVENVELKDVSLPENMERTIAKQAEAEREKRAVIIKAEGEVQASANMAQAAKMLAGSTGALHLRTLQSLNDLSSDQSNTVVFALPIEILRAFEGFTGKMKKESGE from the coding sequence ATGTATTATATTATTGGAGTTATCATTTTTCTTATTGTGATTAGTTTGCGGCAGATCAATGCATTCCAAAGAGGTGTGATGTTTACTATGGGACGATTTACAGGAGTAAAAAATGCTGGCTGGAGAATTGTGTTGCCAGTCTTTCAACAGATGACCAAAGTGGATATGCGAACAAAAGCCGTTGACGTTCCTGATCAAAAAGCAATTACCAAGGATAACATCTCAGTTGGTGTTAATGCCGTTATTTATTACAAAATAACAGATGCCGGTAAGGCAATTTTGGAAGTGGAAAATTTCTATTATGCTGTTTCTCAATTAGCTCAAACAACGATGAGAAATATTGTTGGTGAGGTTGAGTTGGATGAATTATTGAGTCAGCGCGATAAGATTTCTGAGAAAATTAAAGTTATTGTTGATAAAGCTACCGATCCATGGGGAGTAAAAGTTGAAAATGTGGAACTAAAGGATGTGTCTTTACCAGAAAACATGGAACGAACCATTGCCAAGCAAGCTGAAGCGGAAAGAGAAAAAAGAGCAGTTATTATCAAGGCCGAAGGTGAAGTTCAGGCGTCAGCAAATATGGCTCAGGCTGCAAAAATGTTAGCTGGTTCAACGGGAGCTCTTCATTTGAGGACTTTGCAATCACTCAATGACTTAAGTTCAGATCAGTCAAATACAGTAGTCTTTGCTTTGCCAATTGAAATTTTAAGAGCTTTTGAAGGATTTACAGGTAAAATGAAGAAAGAATCAGGCGAGTAA
- the tgt gene encoding tRNA guanosine(34) transglycosylase Tgt, with protein MFNLKTTKGKARRGELTTRKGKIQTPCFMPIATKGAIKTLSYQEVEKLGPDVILGNTYHLMLRPGSEEIKKLGGLHKFMNWGKPILTDSGGFQVFSLSKISKITPDGVEFNSHLDGKKFFMTPEESIKIQINIGSDIMMVLDECVKLPAERDYLERSVELTTAWAKRCKAFLNNHLINQLTKQPLLFGIVQGGLEPDLREKSAKDLIKIGFDGYAVGGLAVGESEQEMYSALEMTCPHLPEDKPRYLMGVGYPHQIVEAVKRGIDMFDCVIPTREARHGRLYKFQSSSDKNQVDNILEAGKEFYSTINIKNEKFKFDQSPINAESQFAELRNYSKAYLRHMFNTDEPLAQRLATLNNLEFYLSLMEKIRSEL; from the coding sequence ATGTTTAATCTAAAAACAACTAAAGGTAAGGCTCGCCGAGGTGAGTTAACTACACGCAAGGGTAAAATCCAAACCCCTTGTTTTATGCCGATTGCTACCAAGGGTGCGATTAAAACTTTGAGTTATCAGGAGGTTGAGAAGCTAGGTCCAGATGTTATTCTGGGTAATACTTATCATCTAATGCTCCGACCTGGGTCAGAGGAAATCAAGAAGCTGGGTGGTTTACATAAATTTATGAATTGGGGAAAACCGATCTTGACAGATTCTGGTGGTTTTCAGGTTTTTTCTTTGTCCAAGATTAGTAAGATCACCCCAGATGGAGTTGAATTCAATTCACATCTAGATGGTAAAAAGTTTTTCATGACACCTGAAGAATCAATCAAAATCCAAATTAACATTGGTTCAGATATTATGATGGTACTAGATGAATGTGTGAAATTGCCAGCTGAGCGTGATTACTTGGAAAGATCAGTTGAATTAACTACAGCTTGGGCTAAGCGGTGTAAAGCTTTTTTAAATAATCACCTAATTAACCAATTAACCAAGCAACCTCTATTATTCGGGATAGTTCAGGGTGGCTTGGAACCTGATTTGCGAGAAAAGAGTGCAAAGGATTTGATTAAAATTGGGTTTGATGGTTATGCAGTTGGTGGATTGGCAGTAGGAGAGTCTGAGCAAGAAATGTATTCAGCTCTAGAAATGACCTGCCCACACCTGCCTGAGGACAAACCACGTTACTTAATGGGAGTTGGCTATCCACATCAGATTGTGGAGGCAGTCAAGCGTGGAATTGATATGTTTGATTGCGTGATTCCAACTCGGGAAGCGCGACATGGACGTTTATACAAGTTTCAATCTTCAAGTGATAAGAATCAAGTAGATAATATTTTAGAGGCAGGAAAAGAGTTTTATTCAACAATAAATATAAAGAACGAGAAATTTAAGTTCGATCAAAGTCCAATCAACGCTGAGTCTCAGTTTGCAGAGTTAAGAAATTATTCCAAGGCATATTTACGGCATATGTTTAATACTGATGAGCCATTAGCGCAGAGGTTGGCAACGTTAAATAACCTTGAGTTTTATTTAAGCTTGATGGAAAAGATTCGTTCGGAATTATAA
- the rsmH gene encoding 16S rRNA (cytosine(1402)-N(4))-methyltransferase RsmH gives MKEVIEALNPHKNQNFVDCTIGGGGHAEAILSLTGPNGKVLGLDWDKQAITRTRERLAKYASRLVLVNESYIEIKQAVYDKKFNKIDGILFDLGLSSDQLQDSGRGFSFQVNEPLDMRYDAESNPLTAEHIVNTYPLDKLTNIFRENAEEESARKIATAICETRKQDRLKTTLELVGLIVRTLPRKKSRIHPATKVFQALRMEVNNELANIRMVLKDITQLLEPGARVAVIAFHSIEDRIIKEFFRHEATQCHCPKEIPVCRCEHRSQYKIITKKPIVPSEEEIIQNFRCRSAKLRVAEKI, from the coding sequence ATGAAAGAGGTCATTGAGGCGTTAAATCCTCATAAAAATCAAAATTTTGTTGACTGTACCATTGGAGGTGGAGGGCACGCAGAGGCGATCTTGTCTCTAACTGGACCAAACGGGAAAGTCCTAGGCTTAGACTGGGACAAGCAGGCAATTACTAGAACCAGAGAACGATTAGCAAAATATGCCAGCCGATTGGTTTTAGTAAATGAATCTTATATAGAAATAAAACAAGCAGTGTATGATAAAAAATTTAATAAAATTGACGGGATCCTTTTTGATCTTGGCCTTTCTTCAGATCAATTGCAAGATTCAGGACGTGGATTTTCTTTTCAGGTTAATGAACCGCTAGACATGCGTTATGATGCAGAAAGTAATCCTTTAACAGCCGAGCACATTGTCAATACGTATCCGTTAGATAAGTTAACTAATATTTTCAGGGAAAATGCTGAGGAAGAATCAGCTAGGAAAATTGCCACAGCTATTTGTGAAACCAGAAAACAAGATAGACTTAAAACAACTTTGGAGTTGGTCGGTCTAATCGTTAGAACTTTACCACGTAAAAAATCAAGAATTCATCCAGCAACAAAAGTTTTTCAGGCTTTGCGAATGGAGGTTAATAATGAATTAGCCAATATTCGCATGGTATTGAAAGATATTACACAGTTGTTGGAGCCAGGGGCCAGAGTGGCAGTAATCGCTTTTCATTCAATTGAAGACCGTATTATAAAAGAGTTTTTTCGTCATGAAGCAACGCAGTGTCATTGTCCAAAAGAGATTCCAGTCTGTCGTTGTGAACATAGATCTCAGTACAAAATAATAACCAAAAAACCAATCGTTCCATCAGAAGAAGAAATTATTCAGAACTTTCGTTGTCGAAGTGCTAAACTCAGAGTTGCTGAAAAGATCTAA
- a CDS encoding HD domain-containing protein, with product MKISTLVKRKIEKYQPQGSLDQTAKIFLALSGVQHPEVKVHLERVALLSEAVALKLHKDGKAAFFAGLLHDIGKIVLPYYLFDGRNITAEEYAEVKRHAVAGVEALKDFHEFTALCAGLHHAVYKAGYGLTVEDFPKHWNPATIKKVLNISTIISICDFVDAYSHRDTKIKDGSDEAGPTLREMLLGKYPEDRLLIDAALEENKKKQYSE from the coding sequence ATGAAGATATCAACCTTGGTTAAGAGGAAGATTGAAAAATATCAGCCCCAAGGTAGCCTGGATCAAACTGCAAAAATCTTCCTGGCTTTGAGTGGAGTACAGCATCCAGAAGTAAAGGTACATCTGGAGCGCGTGGCATTACTTAGCGAAGCTGTGGCCCTGAAGCTTCACAAGGATGGAAAAGCGGCATTTTTCGCTGGCTTACTGCACGACATTGGCAAGATTGTCTTGCCTTATTACCTTTTTGACGGACGCAATATTACTGCCGAGGAGTATGCTGAAGTAAAAAGACATGCTGTCGCAGGAGTAGAAGCACTGAAAGATTTTCATGAATTTACTGCGCTTTGCGCTGGTTTGCATCACGCAGTTTACAAGGCTGGCTATGGTCTGACAGTTGAGGATTTTCCAAAGCATTGGAATCCTGCCACTATTAAGAAGGTATTGAACATTTCCACGATCATTTCTATTTGTGACTTTGTGGACGCATATTCTCATCGAGATACAAAGATCAAAGATGGATCTGACGAGGCTGGCCCGACTCTTCGTGAAATGCTTTTGGGAAAGTATCCGGAAGATAGGCTCTTGATTGATGCAGCTCTCGAAGAAAATAAAAAAAAGCAGTATAGCGAGTAA
- the mraZ gene encoding division/cell wall cluster transcriptional repressor MraZ: MFIGEYNYSVDSKGRLAIPAKFRAALKSGAVVTRGLDNCLFVYTKTEWTVLAQKLATLPISQANSRAFSRLMLAGAMDVKLDSQGRIMLPDYLRQYSSVKKKVVITGLYNRLEIWDEGKWNTYKNQTEKDSNDIAEQLGELGV; this comes from the coding sequence ATGTTCATCGGTGAATACAATTATTCAGTTGATTCCAAAGGCAGACTAGCAATCCCTGCCAAATTTCGAGCTGCATTAAAGTCAGGGGCAGTCGTTACACGGGGATTAGATAACTGTCTTTTTGTGTATACCAAAACTGAATGGACAGTTCTTGCCCAAAAATTAGCAACCCTTCCAATTAGCCAGGCGAATAGCCGGGCTTTTTCTCGGCTTATGTTAGCTGGCGCTATGGACGTTAAATTAGATTCTCAAGGCCGAATTATGTTGCCAGATTATCTGCGTCAGTATTCAAGTGTAAAAAAGAAGGTTGTTATTACCGGTCTTTATAATCGTTTGGAAATTTGGGATGAAGGTAAATGGAATACATACAAAAATCAGACAGAGAAGGATAGCAATGATATTGCTGAACAATTAGGTGAGTTAGGTGTTTAA
- a CDS encoding four helix bundle protein produces MESKYIPIEDVFVYKISLELCDLGWQLYEFLSWQDRKILGDQFIRSVDSNAANIVEGYGRFHYLDRIKFYYNARASLMESKHWCDLMYKREKITQEKYKLFVERAQQVHYQLNKWIKTTYSSRDS; encoded by the coding sequence ATGGAAAGTAAGTATATTCCAATTGAAGATGTTTTTGTTTATAAAATATCCCTAGAGTTGTGCGATTTGGGTTGGCAGCTGTATGAGTTTTTAAGTTGGCAAGACAGAAAAATACTTGGCGATCAATTTATTCGCTCAGTTGATTCTAACGCTGCAAATATTGTTGAAGGTTATGGTCGTTTTCACTATCTTGATCGAATTAAATTTTATTATAATGCAAGGGCATCATTAATGGAGTCAAAACATTGGTGTGATCTAATGTATAAGAGAGAAAAAATTACTCAGGAAAAGTATAAATTATTTGTGGAGAGAGCACAACAAGTCCATTACCAGTTAAATAAATGGATTAAAACAACTTATTCTTCTAGAGATTCTTAA